ATGGTTAAAGTGTTGTTCGGTAGTGTGATTCGATTATACGGGTGATTTAGATAAGCGGCGGTTGAGTACAAGCTATGTGTTTATATTAGCAAAGGCGTTGATTAGTTGAAAGTCTACTTTGCAATTAACAGTTGTTTTGCCAACTACAGACGCAAATTACATGGCAAGTACGGAGGTTGTTAAAGAATCAGTTTGACTTCAAAGGTTGTTTGGTGAACTGAGAGTTGGACAAAAACATGTAGAGAATCATTGTGATAGTCAGAGTGTTATTCGCTTAGCAAAGAACCAAGTTTTCCATGCAAGGACGAAGCACATCGATGTCCAGTATCATTTCATCTAAGAGGTTATTAAAGAAGGTGGAATTCTACTTCAGAAAATTTTTACCACGAAAAAAATCCTGCAGGCGAAAAATTCTGCAAATATGATGACAAAAGTGGTGACAGCAATTAAGTTCAAACACTATTTGAATATGATTAGTATTCTCAGAATTTGAAAGTTTGCGCTTTTTGAAGCACATAAAGCACTGCTAAATGTATTCTGGGTTTGtggaaaaagaaaatttgcctAAATGAAGATTTGTTGAAATAGGCTCATTTAAAGTATTGAAGTTTGTCGCACATTGCTTAGGGAGGGAGAGGTGGGGGTCTTCCCTCACCTATAAAAGAAAACCCACTCTCCATTTCCTAAGCATCCCATTCTAAAGCAAACTAGCCTACTATTTTTAAGGCTTCCGTTTGCTGTTCTTTCCCTCGATTAGTGGTGTATTTTGGGCAGTGCCTGAAGATGTAAGCCGGTCTTTTGAATGAACCTCGTTAAAATTCTAGTGTTCTCTTTATTGCTTATATCAAGTTCAATTCTGTTTATGGAGGTTGGTACTTAAATGGTCCGCTTATAACCTTCCAATCTATCCTGTGAATTTTTCCAGTATAATTATTTAGCCCAATACGTGATTCTGGAGGCGGATGCACATAGGAGAGggtggggtccatggaccccatctttctgaaattaaataaaatttgctATAACATATCcatatttttaaacaaaatcaaattacaACCTATAGATTTTTCATAAATTCAATGTTTAACAGCAAAATTTATTGTCCATCTCagaatatttgatacattttatattaattaaaataaaatttaagttattttaaaatttaaatttaccttagaaatattatataaaattattaagtacacaattaaatttttaaataattagagtgtCTTgttcatatataattttttttaatatatatctatatatactataattttaaagtATAACGAAGGATTAACTTTTAATAGTGTGAATAATGATGcaattatttaagattttaaagATACACAAATTAATCAAGGATAATTAATAAACCAACTTAttgtttaatattaaaaaaatcaaaaaattaatatttttgttatttaaaaatttaatatatatggacCCCATCACACAAATTTTCTGGATCCGCCACTGCGTGATTCACTagtataattgattgaattcCGCAACCAGCTGTATATTGTATGAAAACTTATCGAGTTCCACATTTCAGCATTTCGCTGTAGTTTTCATAAACATTTTCAAACTCCGAAACTTTATATCACAacctatttttgtaaaaatgcATTTCTACGTTTTCCATTTCAACATatcccgtttcatcgttttGATTCCATGCAACATGGAGAAATTCTATCAACATTCTAGGAGATCTTTTTGAATGAAGTTTAATTTTCTAGAATTTTTTTGAGAAAGCTCCGTGGCAAAGTTGTTAACAATAGTAAGGTCAAAAAGCCTAAGGGCCTTTTTTGTAAGATTATCTAATTTGCCTACTAGAAGAGGAGTGCATTGTTCTGATTTCTTGACTGTAAAAATGGATAaataaaaaaggataaaaaggagaaagaaaAAGGGGTGAtgaataagtcaaataaaaattagttacaGATATACAATAATATAAATGGAAAATAAATACATATCAATATGGCTCTggcatacaaaaaaaaatagttattgcTTTAAATATCAATTCAAATTTTAGGTTTTCAGATTTAGATTTTATGAGTTAATACATTTACAGATAAAATAGTCAGAGAGTATGGTTGGTCATTTCCTCTTAATAGGAGAGACTAGAGAGTATATATAATAGAACCCTCAACATCcataagaaaatatatttactAACAAATTTCTGCATTTTCTTtcccttttttaaaatattttgaaactcggaaatttaatatttatattacatttcataaaacatattattttccTCTATTTTTTATTTCGATATTTTCCatcttaatttttgattttcacaTTTCCGCTCAACGTATATTGTTTCCGTATTAAAATAAGTTGATAAATGGCTCATCCAAGTTTTTCAGAATCAAACTCATTATTCAATTTTGTTGTGAGAGACGGCAATGGCGTGAAAGGGATGGTAGATTTAGGGCTATCAGAAGTACCACAACAATATGTTCAACCTCCAGAAGAAAGAATAGACAAACATAAATCCACATTAAATGAAAACAAACCAATTGATTTGTCAAAACTAGACGGTCCGGAGCATGATCGAGTGACGGAGGAACTAGCTAGAGCCGCCGAGACTTTAGGGTTTTTCCAAGTGGTGAACCATGGTGTTCCCGTCGAGGTGCTAGAGACGTTGAAGCATGCGGCTCATAGTCTCTTTAACCAACCACCCGAACGAAAGGCTATCTATTGCAAGGGTGTGAGCCCTAGCCCTTATGTGAAGTATGGCACCAGTTTTGTGCCGGAGAAAGAGAAGGCATTGGAATGGAAAGATTATATAAGCATGATGTATACTACTGATGAAGAAGCACATCAACATTGGCCTAAGGAATGCAAGTAAGCAACGGACTTTAATTTTTACTTAAGccaaagtattttaaaaaaaatatattaattactccaaatccaacattttagactcatatataatatatattgatCACCCTATTCTTATAATATCAAAGTGCACATTAGATGACGACTCTCATGTGATAAATGTGGtgtcaatatattttaaagGTGCATCCTATCGATTTGTCATTTGAGACTAGAAATTGACGAGATACTgttatctaaaataaaaataaaaaaattggtacCACTTTGatctaaattgaaattttgatattaaatgAAACATTGAGTCAGGATTTAGGACCATAAAAATTCTTAACCTAGCTTAATTATAGAGTTAGGATATTTAAAGAGTCGTTTCAAACCACCATAAAGCATAAATTGCAacaaatcaataattattgTCTTTATAATTGATAACGTTGTAATAACACATCATGGGGTCGAAGCAGCAGTGACTTATCAATAACGATCATGCGTTACATTTATTCTTTTTCAGGGATGTTGTACTGGAATATTTACGAACATCAATCAAGATGGTGAAAAAAATAGTGGATGTTCTAATTACTAAGCTAGGAGTGGAAGTAGAAGATGAAATAGTAGAAGCATTGATCGGGTCGAAGATGGTAAACATGAACTTCTATCCGACATGTCCGAATCCTGAACTTACCGTTGGAGTGGGACAACACTCCGACATGGGTACCCTTACTGTGTTATTACAAGATGACATTGGCGGTTTGTATGTCAAAGTTGAAGATGGTGAGAAGAAAGGAGAATGGATGGAGATTCCACCAATTTCTGGTGCTTTGGTCATTAATGTTGGTGATATGTTACAGGTTGGAATAAATCATCAACTTTTTTGTGTTCCATTCGTTATTTGGAGTAATAATTagcttattttaaaattcaaaaaaattatacatgaaACTTTAGGAGTCTAAAAAAGTCGAGCTGAAATTGAACTCAAATGTGTtataggtagcacggaaacggaaatgggaaacggaaacgatacgaaacggacacgggaaaacaaaattttttcaaaatgaaggacacgaaacgtggggaaaacgtgcaaataacaaaaatatagggatatatttataaaaatattatctaaatatttatgataactaacaaaataattcattttaatatactaaatatttaaaattttataaatatataaaaaagtataatataattcaacacaaataagtatatttgatgtattgtcGACAATGGAAATGTAAAAATTATaggtaactagttagatttttttatttgtgggtaatattttaatttttttacaaatttttaatttttattatttacggaaacggcccgaaacgtttcgtacgggtgtccaagagttttTGGTTTCTGAAACATTTCtgaaacgggaaacgcaacttttttgaagtttccgtgcttcttaggtTATGAGTTAAGCTCGAGAATGAGTTAAGCTCGAGAATGAGTTTAAATTGACTTAAATTCTCAACTTCAGTTATGAACTCGAATGATATTCGAACTTGACTCGAGTAAGTCTGGTTTCAActaaaaataactatattttttaaattaactaaaaataactattaaaaagTTCCCGTATGTaatgcaataaaaaaaattgaagtacaACAATAAGATGTTATATGCCTAAATTAagagatataaaaaaattaatataatataaaaacaaattattattttatgtacaaGAGACTCATTTATGCtcgttttattattttataagatGTCAGACACCTTCAAAAGATTTATTTCCTTTTGTGATTATTTTCTTTAGTTTAAGTTTATTATAAGctttatttaatttacaaataattaatttgatacaaatataattaatctcctaaattaaaattgttaaatattcaatttaaaattaatcattgatgagtttaaattgttaaatattttatcaaacacaCTATTGTTTGCTGCAGATAGTAAGCAATGGAAAGTATAAAAGTGCAGAACATAGAGTGAGGACAACAAGTGAAAAATCAAGGGTGTCAATACCAATTTTTACGATTCCAAAACCAACACAAAAAATTGGACCATTGGCTCAACTGGTGAAAAAAGATGGATTAGCTATTTATAGAGAAATTATATTTGGAGATTACATGACCAATTTCTTTAGCAATTCCCACCAAGGAAAAGAATCGCTTGACTTTGCAGCCATCAATTAGTTTATGAATCCTACATTAATTCAATGTCGTATTTTAAATGTCATTGATACTCGAACAATAttggtcatataaatataaataaaaattttaaactatTAGTAATCTAGACTTTCTACTTTATTAACCAGTCACatgagaaatttttaaatagactCAGTGTACCACATCATCTGTGAACTAAgtctatcatattatgacacgtcattgaAATAATGAcattattgtaatattattattcaaatgtataaaaaagtagtaataaataaaattacgatagtgctaCTATTTGAATTACGTGTCATATGATAGGTTAGACAGATAACATATTagactgaattttttttaagaatttctTCCGGTCATATATGAGAAAATTATTAGcttgtaaatattattattattattttgaaaagtttgtaaCATGTTCTATTTTGTGTTAAATGTGAAGATACTTCTACATTGGATATATCTTTTTGACAATTTGTTACTGAATATTAATTGTACTccatattttatctttttatgatGGACtcttatattatattttcacgtctcctttaattatatttaaaataatccttaattCTTCTTAAAAAGAAACGATAATTAGATCCTGATTGGATTTTTTACATTAATCAGTTTTGAATAAGGATATaaagggtaattgattttgaatattattgaattttcaaatttttcatttctgtcattaaattatttttttattattaaacttttagtttttttattttgatattatctGACAAAAAATATTCAGGTGGCAGCCGAACGTTGACATGTGGCAACCGGATTTAACTAATattactttaaatatttatcacatgcacataattttattttaaaaaggagtttttaggtcaaattatgCTTACTTGGCAAGTTttcaagtaaaaataaataaatttcggCTACCAGCTAAGTAATTTTCAGTAAAAAATCCTATATGAAGAAaaagtttaatgataaaaaatttagtttaatgaTTGATATGAAAAAACTTGAAAATACAGTGGTGTCCGAATCAATTACCCAGGACATGAAGCATATGTTATAATACGGTTATTTcttggctgaatacatagtttgacccctgaacttgtactcttttacccatctaacctccaaacttaacgtctcatttatcgaacccctgaacttgttaaataacccgatttgacccctaaacttgataaatacataaacattgaacccatccgtacacaatttcttctagaatgtttcaactGACAGGTGGACACTAAGAGATTCAATATTTATGGATTTattaagttcaggggtcaaatcggattatttaacaagttcaggggtcaaatcggattatttaacaagttcagaggtttgATAGGTGAGACGTGTAATTTaagggttagatgggtaaaagggtacaaatttAGGGGTTAAACTATGTATTAAACCGTTATTTTTTGGACTTAAAGTTCCAATCGCACACATGACACGATTCAGGTATTTAATATGATTggattagaaagaaaaaaaagtcaaataaccataattttttttttaattatagatgACATCCAACTActaaaatctcattttattaCATATTAATTATAGAGATGGATTTTCAATCCACGACCTCCAAATAAATTTGGAGACGCTTTACTAACTACACTAGGTCACGCTGACGCTGCCTAAAGAAAGTGAAGTGAAatgatcaaaaataaaataattttaaagaaataaaaagataattgaTGAATGACGGATAATAAAACAATTGTTTATCCTACCTTCTAGTTTCGTCTGATTTGAAGTACCTGCATATCCAATttcaaacaataaaaattaaaagtaactAAATTGTGAAAAATACATAAAGAGTATATAACTATATATCATAAACTAATTACactatatatttgataaataatatacttctttattattagataataataaacaactaaaacaataagaatattttttttattaataatttttattttcggaTAAATATGTACAAATTTTTAAGTTTAGatataatttgtaaaataataaaataatatataactattgatgataatataaaatttaatacaaaaaggaatatatgttttttagtgtaaaaatagtactataacttttaaaaacattgaacaaagggtcaacacgCCCTCTGATTTTATGACACAAAACCATTTAAtgccattttttgttttttgaataaGTAACttcaaaactctttattttgggttaaattactcgataattatattttaaaaatgcgtGAAATACAAATTGCAGGTGAGGGATgcgaaaaaaattagaaaatttctaattattgcgataaaattattttaaattttcttttacaatataaaattaatctatcaaatttttaatgttatatataaatattaaaaactaaatagcACCTTATCGACAGATTAACCCTTAAACCGCCGGTTCCGATCCGGAATTGGAATAATCTGaccgaaaaataaaagaatttaagaTTAGTTGTTCATGGACCCTTTCTTCTAAAAACATTACTATACTATACAATGTTTGAAAATCGGACCGTTAAGCCTTTAGAGAAGGCTCCAAATTGATAGTTTCATTTCATCCTAATTTTCCCGCCATCTTCGTAAACTCCATTAATCAAATCCATAAAATGTTCAAATCTCGTTACAAATCTCTCTATTCCACACTCCAAACTTACTTTACAAAAACCCCCAAATTCACAGTACCCATTTCGCAGCTACACAGTAGTAACTCCAAAACCCTAAATCCCAATTCAAAGCTTGATTTTGTTCTCGATGAAGTTAAAAGGGTCGATTCTTCAAGACCCAGATACCAAATATCTCACCAATCATCAAAAAGCAATGAACTCTGTGCTCAAAATAAACAGACTGAACGAAATGATTCGACGGTTCATATTTCACATCCCTGGCCTGAATGGGTAGATTTGATGGAATTGTTGTTAAAGAGAGGTTATTTTGATGCTAAAGAGAACCCGTTTGTAAATGGTGAATTGGGTTCGAAGGAAACGAACTGGATTCGAACGGCCTGCCTTAATTTTGCTCGGGATCAATGCGGGCTCATACGGTAATATAAGAgtagtttttcaatttttttgtagcaTGAATTAGAATGGTTTTGTAAGATATTATTTTGAGATATTAATTTCTATTTATGTTCATTTTTTTATGTTGGATTTCGgctttcattttaatttttttgattatagATAGGTTCCCGTTTTGTTTTCGGAGTATGCACGCAACCTGTTTGATTTTGGGTTAATGCTATAGAATGGTGTCTGTTTTAAGAACGCCATTTTATGAGTGGCTGGTAAGGCAAAACACCGCATGGGTTTGGTCTAGTGGTCTAAGCCTAGACCATCTGTGCGCTATGGTCACGGGTTCAAACTACGCCCTTTATAATAAATGGAGTGGTTGACGGGACtgctggccattatagcccGAAATTGCAAGATATGTGGCTTGCGAGTGGTCCACATCCCGTGATTTGACAATGATCTTGAGCTTCGACTCGGGagagtgagtcctcgtcaccaataaaaaataaaaattggtacCTGAGAACTTAGATATGTCCCTTTAAAGCTGCGTGTCTTGGAATCGGTTCCTAACATTTAAGAGAATGAAGAAAGTTGTGATGCGTCTCAGACAACTTGGAATCAGTAAGCTGACTATGTGTTTGATCAGTTATTATTATATATGCGGCAGTTCCCCGTGGAGTATTATTCTAGTAAGAGGAGATTTTTCAGCTTTTGAACTATTAGGGAAAGCAAGGGGCAAGAAACAAGAGCTTAGTCTTATTAGATACTTGCTTCCAACTATAAATTAAAGGAATTTCTATATTGCACGGGAACTTGACGAGTTGgtgtttgtttttagtttttgaaaATGCTTAAGAAACTCCATAGCTTAATATATTTAACCTATTAAATAActgtaaaaaagaaaattattttgccaTTTTCTGTTTCAACATATCCCATTTCACTGTTTCGCTTTCTGTGCATCATAAAGGAATTCTATCAACCTTCTAAGAGATTTGTTTGCTGTCAGGTTTTTCTCTCGGAGAGATATCCACTTCATTGCAGTATGTGGCTGCCCAAGCATAGATAGGAAAGTCGTCAACTCAGGGAAACGCCTTAGAGCACATGTGCGCATTGATGAAGGAAATGTATGTTCTGTGCCTTTTCCTTTCACATTTAGAAGATCTGTTACGATTCAGCactttattttatgaattttcatgGTCAGAATTTATAGATTCTGTATGTGTGTTATTGTCTGCTCATTTAACTTAGGAGAGGATCTTTTTAGGTTTGCAGCTCCTGCAAGATGAGGGGAGACTGTGAAAGGGCATATGTCAAGGCACGTGAGGATGAAGGCGGTCGCACTGTAGATGTCATGCGCTTTCTGTTGACCTACGGGCTTGATTCCAATTTGGTTAATTCGGATAACAAGTTATCTCAAAACAAAATCGTTAAGGAATCTGTTAGAAGGTTGCTGAAGGAAATGGTTGATTATAGCAGTAACCAAGATGACACTGATCCGCCAAAGGCTACTGAAGGACAAGCAAATATTCCAATGAAGCAAGGGGATTGGCTTTGCCCCAAGTAATACTAGATTGCATATCTCGCGATTTCTACGATACTGGTCCATTTGTTATTATTGGTCTAGAGTGAAATTaacattttcctttttaattcatGGCTTTCAGGTGCAAATTCCTCAACTTCGCCAGGAATGTTCGATGTTTACGCTGTAATGGTTTATTTCAAGATAGACTAAGACGACTACAAGAGGATCAAGATCATCTTCCATTGAAAAAAGGAGACTGGATTTGTGAAAAGTAATGATTGTCTCATTTGTTCATGGCATGATAATACTTTATGCTTGATTTCTTATGTCACTTTTAATTGTTACAGATGCAATTTCTTGAACTTTGCAAAGAATACAAGATGTCTACAGTGTGAAGAGAAACCTCCAAAGCGGCAGCTAAGTCTCGGGGAGTGGGAATGTGAATCGTAAGTTTTCTGTAGAATAGCCTATTGATATCAGTACTCATGCATTCGGTTTGAACCAAATTgaatcataaaatatatatcttttaacaaaccaaaccaaattaaaaaaaaatatcgaaAAGATTTCAACTACAACTGAACTTATTTTTTCAGTTTGTTTGGTTATTCTATTTGGTTAGGTTTTTCACACCCCTAGTCGCTTACTCTTCAAGCTTTTTTCCAGGTGCAACTATATTAATTTCAGAAGAAATATggtgtgcttgaaatgtgatCATAGAAGGTCAAAGGCATTAAATTCTCCCAACAATGTATCTACTAAACCTGAACAAGATAATGGAGGCTATAGTAGGTTGAGCTCCAACAACGCTGAAAATGAAGCTGCGAATGATAAATCTGAAAAACGCGatagaaaaaatagaaaaaaaggtCCACGT
This window of the Mercurialis annua linkage group LG5, ddMerAnnu1.2, whole genome shotgun sequence genome carries:
- the LOC126679851 gene encoding scopoletin 8-hydroxylase-like, with the protein product MAHPSFSESNSLFNFVVRDGNGVKGMVDLGLSEVPQQYVQPPEERIDKHKSTLNENKPIDLSKLDGPEHDRVTEELARAAETLGFFQVVNHGVPVEVLETLKHAAHSLFNQPPERKAIYCKGVSPSPYVKYGTSFVPEKEKALEWKDYISMMYTTDEEAHQHWPKECKDVVLEYLRTSIKMVKKIVDVLITKLGVEVEDEIVEALIGSKMVNMNFYPTCPNPELTVGVGQHSDMGTLTVLLQDDIGGLYVKVEDGEKKGEWMEIPPISGALVINVGDMLQIVSNGKYKSAEHRVRTTSEKSRVSIPIFTIPKPTQKIGPLAQLVKKDGLAIYREIIFGDYMTNFFSNSHQGKESLDFAAIN
- the LOC126681066 gene encoding zinc finger protein VAR3, chloroplastic-like isoform X1; amino-acid sequence: MFKSRYKSLYSTLQTYFTKTPKFTVPISQLHSSNSKTLNPNSKLDFVLDEVKRVDSSRPRYQISHQSSKSNELCAQNKQTERNDSTVHISHPWPEWVDLMELLLKRGYFDAKENPFVNGELGSKETNWIRTACLNFARDQCGLIRFFSRRDIHFIAVCGCPSIDRKVVNSGKRLRAHVRIDEGNVCSSCKMRGDCERAYVKAREDEGGRTVDVMRFLLTYGLDSNLVNSDNKLSQNKIVKESVRRLLKEMVDYSSNQDDTDPPKATEGQANIPMKQGDWLCPKCKFLNFARNVRCLRCNGLFQDRLRRLQEDQDHLPLKKGDWICEKCNFLNFAKNTRCLQCEEKPPKRQLSLGEWECESCNYINFRRNMVCLKCDHRRSKALNSPNNVSTKPEQDNGGYSRLSSNNAENEAANDKSEKRDRKNRKKGPRNWKFVEEEEDDDDSSLCNKDARYMNFPIVGGKSILSQDEQKREKWKAEMLEKKNKSVITTSESDEEVEYDDDTRGTFKYVEATYDEDMAEWFGHTKKTESNSSVSATHENGVP
- the LOC126681066 gene encoding uncharacterized protein LOC126681066 isoform X2, producing MCALMKEISCKMRGDCERAYVKAREDEGGRTVDVMRFLLTYGLDSNLVNSDNKLSQNKIVKESVRRLLKEMVDYSSNQDDTDPPKATEGQANIPMKQGDWLCPKCKFLNFARNVRCLRCNGLFQDRLRRLQEDQDHLPLKKGDWICEKCNFLNFAKNTRCLQCEEKPPKRQLSLGEWECESCNYINFRRNMVCLKCDHRRSKALNSPNNVSTKPEQDNGGYSRLSSNNAENEAANDKSEKRDRKNRKKGPRNWKFVEEEEDDDDSSLCNKDARYMNFPIVGGKSILSQDEQKREKWKAEMLEKKNKSVITTSESDEEVEYDDDTRGTFKYVEATYDEDMAEWFGHTKKTESNSSVSATHENGVP